The Eublepharis macularius isolate TG4126 chromosome 11, MPM_Emac_v1.0, whole genome shotgun sequence genome includes a region encoding these proteins:
- the PDCD6IP gene encoding programmed cell death 6-interacting protein isoform X2 — protein sequence MASFITVQLKKASEVDLAKPLCKFIQQTYAGGESQAEHCRAAEELSKLRKSALGRSLDKHESSLETLLRYYDQLCAIEPKFPFSENQVCVTFTWKDAFDKGSLFGGSVKLALASLGYEKTCVLFNCGALASQIASEQNLDSDEGLKAAAKHYQFASGAFQHIKDTVLSSLNREPTVDIAPDTVGTLSLIMLAQAQEVFFLKATRDKMKDAIIAKLANQSADYYGDAFKQCQYKDTLPKEVFPVLAAKHCIMQANAEYHQSILAKQQKKFGEEIARLQHAADLVKTVASRYDEYVNVKDLSDKISRALTAAKKDNDFIYHDRIPDLKDLEPIGKASLVKATPVAVPLSQKFTDLFEKMVPLAVQQALTLYNQRKADLVNRLIAQMREATNLANGVLASLNLPAAIEDISGDSVPQSILQKSKSVIELGGVQTIDQLMKDLPELLQRNREILDESLRILDEEETTDNELKNKFKERWQRTPSNDLYKPLRAEGSNYRNILDKAVQADKQVKERYQAHRETISLLCKPEQELNAAIPSANPAKTMQGSEVVNILKSLLASLDEVKREREQLENDLKSVNFDMTNKFLTALAQDGALNEEAISVTELDRLYGSLTHKVQESLKKQEELLNSIQNSHQEFSKMKQSNNESNLREEVLKNLAVANDNFVELVANLKEGTKFYNELTEILLKFQNKCSDIVFARKTERDELLKDLQQSIAREPSAPSFPSVPAYQTGPAGGNKPPVPSAPTPAPRTMVSSKPQPPARPPPPVISTASTLASPTPAATGTAAPPASSAASTAPSQAQGPPYPTYPGYPGYCQMPLPMGYNPYMYGQYNVQYTPSPVYQNPGQAPYPGPQQPGYPYPQQPGYPYPQQ from the exons GTATGTGTAACCTTTACCTGGAAAGATGCCTTTGACAAAGGATCATTGTTTGGTGGATCAGTCAAACTTG CTTTGGCAAGTTTGGGCTATGAGAAGACATGTGTGCTGTTCAATTGTGGAGCGTTGGCTAGCCAGATTGCATCAGAACAGAATCTTGACAGTGATGAAGGATTGAAAGCTGCTGCTAAACATTATCAG TTTGCTAGTGGTGCCTTCCAGCACATTAAGGATACAGTCCTTTCTTCATTGAATCGAGAACCTACGGTGGACATCGCCCCAGATACGGTTGGCACTCTAAGTCTTATCATGCTGGCTCAAGCTCAAGAAGTCTTTTTTCTGAAAGCTACTAGAG ataaAATGAAAGATGCCATAATAGCTAAACTTGCAAATCAGTCTGCTGACTATTACGGAGATGCTTTCAAACAATGTCAGTACAAGGATACCTTACCCAAG GAGGTGTTTCCGGTTCTGGCTGCAAAACATTGCATAATGCAGGCCAATGCAGAGTACCATCAGTCTATACTGGCAAAGCAACAGAAGAAGTTTGGTGAAGAAATTGCAAGATTGCAG CATGCTGCCGATCTAGTCAAAACTGTGGCATCTCGCTATGATGAATACGTGAATGTAAAAGACTTGTCTGACAAAATCAGTCGTGCGCTCACTGCAGCAAAGAAGGACAATGACTTCATCTATCATGACAGGATTCCTGACCTTAAAGATCTAGAGCCTATTGGGAAAGCCAGCCTTGTGAAAGCTACTCCAGTAGCTGTTCCTCTGAGCCAGAAATTTACTG ATTTGTTTGAGAAGATGGTTCCTCTGGCGGTGCAACAAGCTCTTACGCTCTACAACCAAAGAAAGGCAGATTTGGTGAACAGATTAATAGCCCAGATGAGAGAGGCCACCAATCTGGCAAATGG aGTGTTGGCATCCCTCAATCTCCCTGCTGCTATTGAAGATATATCTGGAGATAGTGTTCCTCAGTCTATTCTTCAGAAGTCAAAGTCTGTGATTGAACTAGGTGGTGTCCAGACAATTGATCAGTTGATGAAAGATCTTCCTGAACTGCTGCAGAGAAATAGAGAGATTTTGGATGAG TCTTTAAGGATATTGgatgaagaagaaacaacagacaATGAGCTGAAAAACAAGTTCAAAGAACGTTGGCAAAGAACACCATCAAATGATCTTTATAAACCTTTAAGGGCAG AGGGCTCCAATTACCGTAATATCTTGGATAAAGCTGTGCAAGCTGACAAGCAGGTTAAAGAACGCTACCAAGCTCATCGAGAAACAATTTCGCTGTTATGTAAGCCAGAGCAAGAACTGAATGCTGCAATACCTTCAGCAAATCCAGCAAAAACTATGCAGGGGAGCGAG GTGGTTAACATCCTAAAATCCTTGCTAGCTAGTTTGGATGAAGTGAAAAGGGAGAGAGAACAACTTGAGAATGATCTGAAGTCGGTAAACTTTGATATGACAAATAAATTCCTAACAGCACTTGCGCAGGATGGTGCTCTAAATGAAGAAGCCATTTCTGTGACTGAATTAGATCGTCTCTATGGCAGTCTCACTCATAAAGTACAAGAGTCCCTGAAAAAACAGGAGGAACTACTCAACAGCATTCAG AATTCGCATCAAGAATTTTCTAAGATGAAGCAATCAAATAATGAATCCAATTTAAGGGAAGAAGTTTTAAAGAACTTAGCTGTAGCCAATGACAACTTTGTGGAACTTGTTGCTAACCTGAAAGAAGGAACAAAG TTCTACAATGAGTTGACTGAAATCCTTCTGAAGTTCCAAAACAAATGCAGTGACATTGTGTTTGCACGCAAAACAGAAAGAGATGAACTTCTGAA aGACTTGCAACAAAGTATTGCTAGAGAACCCAGTgccccttcttttccttctgtgCCTGCGTATCAAACGGGTCCTGCTGGAGGAAACAAACCACCTGTACCATCTGCtccaaccccagcccccagaaccATGGTG TCTAGTAAACCACAGCCACCAGCACGCCCACCACCACCAGTGATTTCTACAGCAAGTACCCTCGCATCTCCTACTCCAGCTGCTACTGGGACTGCAGCTCCTCCAGCCAGTTCTGCAGCCAGCACAGCACCCTCACAAGCTCAGGGACCACCGTATCCAACTTATCCAGGGTACCCCGG GTATTGCCAGATGCCTTTACCAATGGGCTACAATCCTTATATGTATGGCCAATACAATGTGCAGTATACACCTTCACCAGTATACCAGAATCCTGGACAAGCACCATACCCTGGACCTCAGCAACCTGGATACCCTTATCCGCAGCAACCTGGATACCCTTACCCACAGCAATAA
- the PDCD6IP gene encoding programmed cell death 6-interacting protein isoform X1, producing MASFITVQLKKASEVDLAKPLCKFIQQTYAGGESQAEHCRAAEELSKLRKSALGRSLDKHESSLETLLRYYDQLCAIEPKFPFSENQVCVTFTWKDAFDKGSLFGGSVKLALASLGYEKTCVLFNCGALASQIASEQNLDSDEGLKAAAKHYQFASGAFQHIKDTVLSSLNREPTVDIAPDTVGTLSLIMLAQAQEVFFLKATRDKMKDAIIAKLANQSADYYGDAFKQCQYKDTLPKYFYFQEVFPVLAAKHCIMQANAEYHQSILAKQQKKFGEEIARLQHAADLVKTVASRYDEYVNVKDLSDKISRALTAAKKDNDFIYHDRIPDLKDLEPIGKASLVKATPVAVPLSQKFTDLFEKMVPLAVQQALTLYNQRKADLVNRLIAQMREATNLANGVLASLNLPAAIEDISGDSVPQSILQKSKSVIELGGVQTIDQLMKDLPELLQRNREILDESLRILDEEETTDNELKNKFKERWQRTPSNDLYKPLRAEGSNYRNILDKAVQADKQVKERYQAHRETISLLCKPEQELNAAIPSANPAKTMQGSEVVNILKSLLASLDEVKREREQLENDLKSVNFDMTNKFLTALAQDGALNEEAISVTELDRLYGSLTHKVQESLKKQEELLNSIQNSHQEFSKMKQSNNESNLREEVLKNLAVANDNFVELVANLKEGTKFYNELTEILLKFQNKCSDIVFARKTERDELLKDLQQSIAREPSAPSFPSVPAYQTGPAGGNKPPVPSAPTPAPRTMVSSKPQPPARPPPPVISTASTLASPTPAATGTAAPPASSAASTAPSQAQGPPYPTYPGYPGYCQMPLPMGYNPYMYGQYNVQYTPSPVYQNPGQAPYPGPQQPGYPYPQQPGYPYPQQ from the exons GTATGTGTAACCTTTACCTGGAAAGATGCCTTTGACAAAGGATCATTGTTTGGTGGATCAGTCAAACTTG CTTTGGCAAGTTTGGGCTATGAGAAGACATGTGTGCTGTTCAATTGTGGAGCGTTGGCTAGCCAGATTGCATCAGAACAGAATCTTGACAGTGATGAAGGATTGAAAGCTGCTGCTAAACATTATCAG TTTGCTAGTGGTGCCTTCCAGCACATTAAGGATACAGTCCTTTCTTCATTGAATCGAGAACCTACGGTGGACATCGCCCCAGATACGGTTGGCACTCTAAGTCTTATCATGCTGGCTCAAGCTCAAGAAGTCTTTTTTCTGAAAGCTACTAGAG ataaAATGAAAGATGCCATAATAGCTAAACTTGCAAATCAGTCTGCTGACTATTACGGAGATGCTTTCAAACAATGTCAGTACAAGGATACCTTACCCAAG TATTTTTATTTCCAGGAGGTGTTTCCGGTTCTGGCTGCAAAACATTGCATAATGCAGGCCAATGCAGAGTACCATCAGTCTATACTGGCAAAGCAACAGAAGAAGTTTGGTGAAGAAATTGCAAGATTGCAG CATGCTGCCGATCTAGTCAAAACTGTGGCATCTCGCTATGATGAATACGTGAATGTAAAAGACTTGTCTGACAAAATCAGTCGTGCGCTCACTGCAGCAAAGAAGGACAATGACTTCATCTATCATGACAGGATTCCTGACCTTAAAGATCTAGAGCCTATTGGGAAAGCCAGCCTTGTGAAAGCTACTCCAGTAGCTGTTCCTCTGAGCCAGAAATTTACTG ATTTGTTTGAGAAGATGGTTCCTCTGGCGGTGCAACAAGCTCTTACGCTCTACAACCAAAGAAAGGCAGATTTGGTGAACAGATTAATAGCCCAGATGAGAGAGGCCACCAATCTGGCAAATGG aGTGTTGGCATCCCTCAATCTCCCTGCTGCTATTGAAGATATATCTGGAGATAGTGTTCCTCAGTCTATTCTTCAGAAGTCAAAGTCTGTGATTGAACTAGGTGGTGTCCAGACAATTGATCAGTTGATGAAAGATCTTCCTGAACTGCTGCAGAGAAATAGAGAGATTTTGGATGAG TCTTTAAGGATATTGgatgaagaagaaacaacagacaATGAGCTGAAAAACAAGTTCAAAGAACGTTGGCAAAGAACACCATCAAATGATCTTTATAAACCTTTAAGGGCAG AGGGCTCCAATTACCGTAATATCTTGGATAAAGCTGTGCAAGCTGACAAGCAGGTTAAAGAACGCTACCAAGCTCATCGAGAAACAATTTCGCTGTTATGTAAGCCAGAGCAAGAACTGAATGCTGCAATACCTTCAGCAAATCCAGCAAAAACTATGCAGGGGAGCGAG GTGGTTAACATCCTAAAATCCTTGCTAGCTAGTTTGGATGAAGTGAAAAGGGAGAGAGAACAACTTGAGAATGATCTGAAGTCGGTAAACTTTGATATGACAAATAAATTCCTAACAGCACTTGCGCAGGATGGTGCTCTAAATGAAGAAGCCATTTCTGTGACTGAATTAGATCGTCTCTATGGCAGTCTCACTCATAAAGTACAAGAGTCCCTGAAAAAACAGGAGGAACTACTCAACAGCATTCAG AATTCGCATCAAGAATTTTCTAAGATGAAGCAATCAAATAATGAATCCAATTTAAGGGAAGAAGTTTTAAAGAACTTAGCTGTAGCCAATGACAACTTTGTGGAACTTGTTGCTAACCTGAAAGAAGGAACAAAG TTCTACAATGAGTTGACTGAAATCCTTCTGAAGTTCCAAAACAAATGCAGTGACATTGTGTTTGCACGCAAAACAGAAAGAGATGAACTTCTGAA aGACTTGCAACAAAGTATTGCTAGAGAACCCAGTgccccttcttttccttctgtgCCTGCGTATCAAACGGGTCCTGCTGGAGGAAACAAACCACCTGTACCATCTGCtccaaccccagcccccagaaccATGGTG TCTAGTAAACCACAGCCACCAGCACGCCCACCACCACCAGTGATTTCTACAGCAAGTACCCTCGCATCTCCTACTCCAGCTGCTACTGGGACTGCAGCTCCTCCAGCCAGTTCTGCAGCCAGCACAGCACCCTCACAAGCTCAGGGACCACCGTATCCAACTTATCCAGGGTACCCCGG GTATTGCCAGATGCCTTTACCAATGGGCTACAATCCTTATATGTATGGCCAATACAATGTGCAGTATACACCTTCACCAGTATACCAGAATCCTGGACAAGCACCATACCCTGGACCTCAGCAACCTGGATACCCTTATCCGCAGCAACCTGGATACCCTTACCCACAGCAATAA